A region from the Gemmatimonadaceae bacterium genome encodes:
- a CDS encoding DNA-directed RNA polymerase subunit alpha has product MATIDLSGLVRPQLVEATKREDNPNLAEFRLQPLERGFGHTLGNAMRRLLLSSLRGSAVWAFRIDGVVHEHQTIPGVVEDVHQIIGNLKTLTLSLPDEVEQTVLRIAKSGPGTVTAADIQATGGIRVVGPSHHLFTITDERDFTVELYVNKGRGYVESDQHPADKNLPVDVVRIDAIYSPVRRANFTVAETRVGQRTDYDRLTLTVETNGTMSPEEAVSYAAALAQTHFQYFVGFGSSASAQPGTGGDGANSDAIRLAELFRTPIDDLELSVRSVNSLKNSNIRSLGDLVRQTEAQILQVKNFGKKSLQEIAALLEKEGLNFGMRYEESTDGVRILDMGTPPSRAAENAPDDDDDED; this is encoded by the coding sequence ATGGCAACGATCGATCTTTCCGGGCTGGTCCGTCCGCAGCTGGTTGAAGCGACCAAGCGCGAGGACAATCCCAATCTGGCCGAATTCCGCCTGCAGCCGCTCGAGCGCGGCTTCGGGCACACGCTGGGCAACGCGATGCGCCGACTGCTCCTGTCGTCGCTCCGGGGCTCGGCCGTGTGGGCGTTCCGTATCGATGGCGTGGTGCATGAGCACCAGACCATCCCGGGCGTCGTGGAAGACGTGCACCAGATCATCGGCAACCTCAAGACGCTGACCCTGTCCCTGCCGGACGAAGTGGAGCAGACCGTGCTCCGCATCGCCAAGTCGGGCCCGGGCACCGTCACCGCCGCCGACATCCAGGCGACCGGTGGCATCCGCGTCGTGGGGCCCTCGCACCACCTCTTCACGATCACCGACGAGCGCGACTTCACCGTCGAACTCTACGTGAACAAGGGGCGGGGCTATGTCGAGAGCGACCAGCACCCGGCCGACAAGAACCTCCCGGTCGATGTCGTTCGCATCGATGCCATCTACTCCCCGGTCCGTCGGGCGAACTTCACCGTCGCGGAAACCCGCGTCGGCCAGCGCACCGACTACGACCGGCTCACGCTTACCGTCGAAACCAACGGCACGATGTCGCCCGAGGAAGCGGTGAGTTACGCGGCGGCGCTCGCCCAGACCCACTTCCAGTACTTCGTGGGCTTTGGGTCGTCGGCCTCCGCGCAGCCCGGCACGGGCGGCGATGGGGCCAACTCCGACGCCATCCGCCTCGCTGAACTGTTCCGCACGCCCATCGATGACCTCGAACTTTCTGTTCGCTCGGTCAATTCCCTGAAGAACTCGAACATCCGCTCGCTCGGCGATCTGGTTCGCCAGACCGAGGCGCAGATCCTCCAGGTCAAGAACTTCGGTAAGAAGTCCCTGCAGGAAATCGCCGCGCTGCTCGAGAAGGAAGGGCTCAATTTCGGCATGCGCTATGAGGAGAGCACGGATGGCGTGCGTATCCTCGATATGGGCACCCCGCCCAGCCGCGCGGCCGAGAACGCGCCCGACGACGACGACGACGAGGACTGA
- the rpsK gene encoding 30S ribosomal protein S11 → MATAKKTKRVVEAEGIAHVSATFNNTTITITDMHGNAVSWGSAGKAGFKGSKKSTPFAATVASEQCAREALTLGVRRVHVRVQGPGSGRESAIQALAAAGLQVKSIRDVTPIPHNGCRPPKRRRV, encoded by the coding sequence ATGGCTACCGCGAAGAAGACCAAGCGCGTCGTCGAGGCGGAAGGCATCGCCCACGTCAGCGCCACGTTCAACAACACGACCATCACGATCACCGACATGCATGGCAATGCCGTGTCATGGGGCTCGGCCGGCAAGGCCGGGTTCAAGGGATCGAAGAAGTCCACGCCGTTCGCCGCCACCGTGGCGTCCGAGCAGTGCGCGCGCGAAGCGCTCACGCTCGGTGTGCGCCGCGTCCATGTGCGCGTGCAGGGCCCCGGGTCTGGCCGCGAGTCGGCCATCCAGGCGCTCGCCGCTGCCGGGCTCCAGGTGAAGTCCATTCGTGACGTCACCCCGATCCCGCACAACGGCTGCCGTCCCCCCAAGCGCCGGAGGGTCTGA
- the rpsM gene encoding 30S ribosomal protein S13 yields the protein MARIAGVDLPREKKIEIGLTYIFGIGRKTAQKILEAAGVSSAQRVRDLNDTDLNKLRQEIERNHRVEGALRTEVAMNIKRLMDIGSYRGTRHRRGLPVRGQRTHTNARTKKGPRRAIAGKKKVTK from the coding sequence ATGGCACGTATCGCAGGCGTCGATCTTCCGCGTGAAAAGAAGATCGAGATCGGTCTGACCTACATCTTCGGCATCGGTCGCAAGACCGCCCAGAAGATCCTTGAGGCAGCGGGTGTGTCGAGCGCGCAGCGCGTTCGCGACCTGAACGACACCGATCTCAACAAGCTCCGTCAGGAAATCGAGCGCAATCATCGCGTCGAGGGTGCGCTCCGCACCGAAGTCGCGATGAATATCAAGCGCCTGATGGACATCGGCTCGTATCGTGGCACCCGCCATCGTCGTGGCCTCCCCGTGCGCGGGCAGCGCACGCACACGAACGCGCGCACCAAGAAGGGGCCGCGCCGCGCTATCGCGGGCAAGAAGAAGGTGACCAAGTAA
- the pyrF gene encoding orotidine-5'-phosphate decarboxylase — protein MALVSHAVPSGTTATVTPIVALDVADRASAEALVRRLGSACDFYKVGLELFSAEGPSVVAWLRDQGKRVFVDLKLHDIPNTVRGAARSVARHGATLLTVHASGGPEMIAAAVAGAAEGAPGGGSEPACGILGVTILTSLNAAAVGTAWGREAVEVTTEVVRLAGFAASAQAAGIVCSGHEAAAVRAAYGAQLGLLIPGIRLPGGDAHDQARVMTPSAAAAAGARWLILGRAVTGAADPVAAMAAVRADLGGVAASA, from the coding sequence ATGGCCCTCGTGAGTCACGCCGTGCCGTCCGGCACCACCGCCACGGTCACCCCCATCGTGGCCCTCGACGTAGCCGATCGCGCGAGCGCCGAGGCGCTGGTGCGCCGGCTCGGGTCGGCCTGCGACTTTTACAAGGTCGGCCTCGAGCTGTTCAGCGCCGAAGGGCCGTCGGTGGTCGCCTGGCTGCGGGATCAGGGCAAGCGGGTCTTCGTGGACCTCAAGCTGCACGACATCCCCAACACGGTGCGGGGGGCGGCGCGGAGCGTCGCCCGTCACGGGGCCACGCTGCTCACGGTGCATGCCAGCGGCGGGCCGGAGATGATCGCGGCGGCGGTGGCGGGGGCGGCGGAGGGCGCGCCGGGCGGCGGCTCCGAGCCGGCCTGCGGAATTCTGGGGGTGACGATCCTGACCAGCCTGAATGCGGCGGCGGTCGGGACGGCCTGGGGGCGGGAGGCGGTTGAGGTGACCACCGAGGTGGTCCGGCTCGCCGGGTTCGCCGCCAGCGCCCAGGCCGCCGGGATTGTCTGCTCGGGGCACGAGGCGGCGGCGGTGCGGGCGGCCTACGGGGCCCAACTCGGGCTGCTCATCCCCGGCATCCGCCTCCCCGGCGGCGACGCGCACGACCAGGCGCGGGTCATGACCCCCTCGGCGGCGGCCGCCGCCGGCGCGCGCTGGTTGATCCTGGGTCGCGCCGTGACCGGCGCAGCCGATCCGGTGGCCGCGATGGCGGCGGTGCGCGCCGACCTCGGCGGGGTTGCGGCCTCGGCCTAA
- the rpmJ gene encoding 50S ribosomal protein L36, with the protein MKVRSSVKPICEHCKVVKRQGVTRIICKRNPKHKQRQG; encoded by the coding sequence GTGAAAGTTCGTAGCAGCGTGAAGCCGATTTGTGAGCACTGCAAGGTCGTGAAGCGACAGGGCGTGACTCGCATCATCTGCAAGCGTAACCCGAAGCACAAGCAGCGTCAGGGCTGA
- a CDS encoding dihydroorotate dehydrogenase — protein sequence MSVAGLTFRNPIVLASGTAGFGRELEDVVDLTRIGGLSTKAVSVEPRKGNKPLRVGEFAGGMINAIGLANPGLDAVKQEYLPWLPAQHPGLRVFVNVVGNSVDDFVTVINGLTNERGVDAFELNVSCPNVKAGGMEFGADPVALAALVKAARAITSRPLFVKLSPALGPNIVAAAQTAVEAGATGLTLVNTMPGLVIETAHRTPRIGFGSGGVSGPALLPIGLLATWRVSRALPGVPIIGLGGVSTADDALQYLLAGAQLVGVGTAMLRDPRAPERIARGLARWADREGVQHLSTIVGTLQWPS from the coding sequence ATGTCCGTCGCCGGACTCACGTTTCGCAATCCCATCGTGCTCGCGTCGGGCACTGCCGGATTCGGGCGCGAGCTCGAGGACGTCGTCGATCTCACCCGCATCGGCGGCCTCTCCACCAAGGCGGTGAGCGTCGAGCCACGCAAGGGCAACAAGCCGCTGCGCGTAGGCGAGTTCGCCGGCGGCATGATCAACGCCATCGGGTTGGCGAACCCCGGCCTCGACGCGGTGAAGCAGGAATACCTGCCGTGGCTGCCGGCGCAGCATCCCGGGCTGCGCGTGTTCGTGAACGTCGTCGGCAACAGCGTGGATGACTTTGTCACCGTCATCAACGGGCTGACCAACGAACGCGGGGTCGATGCCTTCGAGCTCAATGTGAGCTGCCCGAACGTCAAGGCGGGTGGCATGGAGTTCGGCGCCGATCCGGTCGCGCTGGCCGCGCTGGTGAAGGCCGCCCGCGCCATCACGTCGCGCCCGCTCTTCGTGAAGCTGTCGCCGGCGCTGGGGCCGAATATTGTGGCCGCGGCGCAGACGGCGGTGGAGGCGGGGGCCACCGGCCTGACGCTGGTGAACACGATGCCGGGACTGGTCATCGAAACCGCGCATCGTACGCCGCGCATCGGCTTCGGCTCGGGCGGCGTGAGTGGGCCCGCGTTGCTTCCCATCGGCCTGCTGGCGACCTGGCGCGTGAGTCGCGCCCTGCCGGGCGTGCCGATCATCGGCCTCGGCGGCGTGAGCACCGCCGACGACGCGCTGCAGTACCTGCTGGCCGGTGCCCAGCTGGTGGGCGTCGGCACCGCCATGCTGCGCGACCCTCGCGCGCCGGAGCGCATCGCCCGGGGGCTGGCCCGCTGGGCCGACCGCGAGGGCGTGCAGCACCTCTCTACCATCGTTGGCACCCTGCAATGGCCCTCGTGA
- the rpsD gene encoding 30S ribosomal protein S4, with amino-acid sequence MARYTGPSCRQCRREGAKLFLKGTKCFTEKCPVERRPYAPGQHGQATARRKKMSEFAKQLREKQKIKRIYGISEKQFRNTFERVASQAGITGHNLLAALETRLDNVVYRMGFAPSRKAARQLIRHRHIEVKGRLLDIPSYQVRPGEEVRVKQASRELVLVQGAMEQAARGASLSWIAVDKESFSGRVLEKPQRQSIPLAAQEQLVVELYSK; translated from the coding sequence ATGGCCCGTTATACTGGTCCCAGCTGCCGTCAGTGCCGTCGTGAGGGCGCGAAGCTCTTCCTGAAGGGCACCAAGTGCTTCACCGAAAAGTGCCCCGTGGAGCGTCGTCCGTACGCCCCGGGTCAGCACGGTCAGGCCACGGCGCGTCGCAAGAAGATGTCCGAATTCGCCAAGCAGCTGCGCGAGAAGCAGAAGATCAAACGCATCTATGGCATCTCGGAGAAGCAGTTCCGCAACACGTTCGAGCGCGTGGCGTCGCAGGCCGGCATCACCGGTCACAACCTGCTCGCCGCCCTCGAGACCCGTCTCGACAACGTGGTGTACCGCATGGGCTTCGCCCCGAGCCGCAAGGCCGCGCGTCAGCTCATCCGTCACCGCCACATCGAGGTGAAGGGTCGCCTCCTCGACATCCCGTCGTACCAGGTGCGTCCGGGTGAGGAAGTGCGCGTGAAGCAGGCCTCGCGCGAGCTCGTGCTCGTGCAGGGCGCGATGGAGCAGGCCGCCCGTGGCGCGTCGCTCTCGTGGATCGCCGTCGACAAGGAGTCGTTCAGCGGCCGCGTGCTCGAGAAGCCCCAGCGTCAGAGCATCCCGCTCGCGGCGCAGGAGCAGCTCGTCGTCGAACTGTACTCGAAGTAA